A stretch of Peteryoungia algae DNA encodes these proteins:
- a CDS encoding ABC transporter ATP-binding protein, translating into MAARNTETRKTDIESVSAILKRVIAENGREHVRGYTFAIFCLLTVAATTAFTAWIMEAVINEAFANRRADLVWIICGAIFAAFVIRGFAGYGQAVTLSKIGNNIVARYQRRLFAHLMSLSVGYFSEARSARLAAQINENINGVRDVLNLTVTSLARDLVTLVALIGVMLFQDLVLTLIVFTVAPPLMIGLRYLSRRLRSATKESIILNSHVLGAVQETVQGIAIVKAFTMEAQLQNKIQSTINEAERRANKIAQLSERNGPMTETVAGFSIAGVMAYAAYQAIYGGVLPGAFFSFVTALLLAYEPAKRLARLQVQMERAAVNARMIYEILDTQPHQRDKTGAAALSVTDARIEFRDVTFAYGSNPPVLRKLSFTAEGGQTTALVGPSGAGKSTVITLVPRFYDPAGGEILIDGTNIADVTKSSLRQHLAYVSQQPYLFEGSIRDNIRYGRPEATDAEIEDAARLANAHDFILAQPQGYDTPVGENGVTLSGGQRQRLSIARALVRNAPILLLDEATSALDTESEAAVQQALDAAMAGRTVIVIAHRLSTVVNADKIIVMQAGEVAEEGTHESLAQQPGGLYARLNNLQAASNGPHNIQE; encoded by the coding sequence TTGGCCGCCAGGAACACCGAAACCCGCAAGACGGATATCGAAAGCGTCTCCGCCATCCTGAAGCGCGTGATCGCGGAAAACGGGCGCGAACACGTCAGGGGTTACACATTCGCCATCTTCTGCCTGCTGACGGTCGCGGCGACTACGGCATTCACCGCCTGGATCATGGAGGCCGTGATCAATGAGGCGTTTGCCAATCGGCGGGCCGACCTCGTTTGGATCATCTGCGGCGCCATCTTTGCGGCTTTCGTGATCCGCGGTTTTGCCGGCTACGGGCAGGCTGTGACGCTGTCGAAGATCGGCAACAATATCGTGGCCCGCTATCAGCGTCGGCTGTTTGCCCATCTGATGTCGCTTTCCGTCGGCTATTTCAGCGAAGCCCGCTCCGCCCGCCTCGCTGCCCAGATCAACGAGAATATCAACGGCGTCCGGGATGTGCTCAATCTCACCGTTACCTCGCTGGCGCGCGATCTGGTCACCCTCGTCGCCCTGATCGGGGTCATGTTGTTCCAGGATCTGGTTCTGACGCTCATCGTCTTTACCGTGGCGCCTCCGCTGATGATCGGACTGCGCTATCTCTCCAGGCGGCTGCGCAGCGCCACGAAAGAGAGCATTATTCTCAATTCCCATGTGCTGGGGGCGGTCCAGGAGACCGTTCAGGGCATCGCCATCGTCAAGGCCTTCACCATGGAGGCCCAGTTGCAGAACAAGATCCAGTCGACGATCAACGAGGCGGAACGCCGCGCCAACAAGATCGCGCAACTCAGCGAACGCAATGGCCCGATGACGGAAACGGTGGCCGGCTTCTCGATTGCGGGGGTCATGGCCTATGCCGCCTACCAGGCGATCTATGGGGGCGTTCTGCCCGGCGCCTTCTTCTCCTTCGTCACTGCGCTGCTGCTCGCCTACGAACCGGCAAAGCGGCTCGCGCGCCTGCAGGTGCAGATGGAACGCGCTGCCGTCAACGCCCGCATGATATACGAGATATTGGACACCCAGCCACATCAGCGTGACAAGACCGGTGCGGCGGCGCTTTCGGTGACGGATGCGCGGATCGAGTTCCGCGACGTGACCTTTGCCTATGGCTCCAACCCGCCTGTCCTGCGCAAATTGAGCTTTACCGCTGAGGGCGGACAGACGACGGCGCTGGTGGGTCCTTCGGGCGCCGGAAAGTCGACCGTCATCACGCTCGTTCCGCGTTTCTACGATCCGGCAGGTGGCGAAATCCTGATCGACGGGACGAACATCGCCGACGTGACGAAGTCGTCGCTCCGCCAGCACCTCGCCTATGTCTCGCAGCAGCCCTACCTTTTCGAAGGCTCGATCCGCGACAATATCCGCTATGGCCGTCCCGAGGCGACAGATGCGGAGATCGAGGATGCGGCGCGGCTCGCCAATGCGCATGACTTCATCCTGGCCCAGCCGCAGGGTTATGACACGCCCGTCGGCGAAAACGGCGTGACGCTATCCGGTGGCCAGAGGCAGCGGCTTTCGATTGCCCGTGCGCTTGTGCGCAACGCGCCGATCCTGCTGCTCGACGAGGCGACCTCCGCACTCGACACGGAATCGGAAGCCGCCGTGCAGCAGGCGCTCGACGCCGCCATGGCCGGGCGCACCGTCATCGTCATCGCGCATCGCTTGTCCACGGTCGTCAACGCCGACAAGATCATTGTCATGCAGGCGGGCGAAGTGGCCGAGGAAGGCACGCATGAGAGCCTTGCACAGCAGCCGGGCGGTCTTTACGCTCGCCTCAACAACCTGCAGGCCGCGTCCAACGGCCCGCACAACATTCAGGAATAG
- a CDS encoding glucokinase produces MAQTQRDDTLPFPILIGDIGGTNARFSILIDESGERISFPNVVNKDFATIDDAIRTCVLETTSHKPKSLILALAGPIEGDEVPLTNFPWMVRPKVLMADLGFAEVLLLNDFEAQALAAATLEASDRQNLGSLSEAPLGSRVVLGPGTGLGVAGLVRARDMWFPVPGEGGHVDVGPRTLRDHQIWPYLTPVRDPNAALGRVSAEELLSGRGLMNIYRALCKADGNLTPRYDEPAEVSAAGISGADARAGEALSLFATYLGRVAGDLALIFMAKGGVFLAGGISPKILPALQSGEFRAAFEDKAPHNALMHSIPTFVVTHPQAALHGLAAFATAPADFGLATEGRHWR; encoded by the coding sequence ATGGCCCAGACACAGCGCGACGACACTCTCCCCTTTCCGATCCTGATCGGCGACATCGGTGGCACCAATGCCCGCTTCTCGATCCTGATCGACGAAAGTGGTGAGCGGATCAGCTTTCCGAACGTGGTGAACAAGGACTTTGCGACGATTGACGATGCGATCCGCACCTGCGTTCTGGAAACCACGAGCCACAAGCCGAAGTCGCTGATCCTGGCGCTGGCCGGGCCGATCGAAGGCGACGAGGTGCCGCTGACCAACTTCCCCTGGATGGTCCGGCCGAAGGTGCTGATGGCCGATCTCGGCTTTGCCGAAGTCTTGCTGCTCAATGACTTCGAAGCACAGGCTCTTGCCGCAGCAACGCTCGAAGCCAGCGACCGGCAGAATCTCGGCTCGCTCAGCGAGGCGCCGCTCGGTTCGCGCGTCGTGCTCGGGCCCGGTACGGGCCTTGGCGTTGCCGGCCTGGTCAGGGCGCGGGACATGTGGTTCCCGGTTCCGGGCGAAGGCGGGCATGTGGATGTGGGGCCGCGCACGCTTCGCGATCACCAGATATGGCCATATCTGACGCCGGTGCGTGACCCGAATGCGGCACTCGGGCGCGTTTCCGCCGAAGAGCTTCTCTCCGGACGCGGGCTGATGAACATTTACCGCGCCCTCTGCAAGGCGGATGGCAATCTGACGCCCCGTTACGACGAACCGGCAGAGGTATCGGCTGCCGGGATTTCTGGCGCGGACGCCAGGGCGGGGGAAGCGCTCAGCCTCTTTGCCACCTATCTCGGCCGGGTCGCGGGCGATCTCGCACTCATTTTCATGGCCAAGGGTGGCGTGTTTCTTGCCGGCGGAATCTCGCCGAAGATCCTGCCTGCGTTGCAGAGCGGCGAATTCCGCGCGGCCTTCGAGGACAAGGCCCCGCATAACGCCCTGATGCACAGCATTCCGACCTTTGTCGTGACCCATCCCCAGGCCGCCCTGCATGGGCTCGCAGCCTTCGCAACCGCGCCAGCCGACTTCGGGCTTGCCACCGAGGGGCGTCACTGGCGCTGA
- a CDS encoding methylglyoxal synthase, with the protein MAEFARRHKAKLMGWRIVATGTTGGRIKEAVSELDVTRLKSGPLGGDQQIGALISTGEVDMLVFFVDPLTPMPHDVDVKALMRLATVYDIPMALNLSTADILMQTLTA; encoded by the coding sequence ATGGCGGAGTTCGCCAGACGCCACAAGGCCAAGCTCATGGGCTGGCGGATCGTGGCGACGGGCACGACAGGCGGCCGGATCAAGGAGGCCGTATCCGAGCTCGACGTGACGCGGCTGAAGAGTGGGCCGCTTGGCGGCGATCAGCAGATCGGCGCATTGATCTCGACCGGCGAAGTGGACATGCTCGTCTTCTTTGTCGACCCCTTGACTCCGATGCCCCATGATGTGGATGTCAAGGCGCTGATGCGGCTTGCGACCGTCTACGACATTCCGATGGCGCTGAACCTCTCAACCGCCGACATCCTAATGCAGACCCTGACTGCCTGA